The proteins below come from a single Malus domestica chromosome 03, GDT2T_hap1 genomic window:
- the LOC103423213 gene encoding ABC transporter G family member 28-like isoform X3, protein MVLLACSLAQWVLTAHLRNSTTDLVYVNQIFYRYSYQIPPGKRNHTCGGADKWADVLSSKEVFCTGGSYCPSTIQKIPCSSGHFCRKGSTTQEECFRMATCKSQSENQNITAYGIMIFAGLIFILLIIYNCSDQVLATREKRQAESREKAVQSVRENAQAREKWKSAKDIAKKHAVGLSTQFSRTFSRRKSTKSDPLKGFGQAKPGSDGALPPMPTGIGEQSAGTSKGKMKEKSNLTQMINAIEGDPNSHEGFNLEIGDKNIKKQAPKAPKAPKGKQLHTQSQIFKYAYGQIEKEKALQEQNANLTFSGVIQMANDIEISKRPPIEVAFKDLTLTLKGKNKHLMRCVTGKISPGRVSAVMGPSGAGKTTFLSALVGKVRGCTMSGMILVNGKMESIHCYKKIIGFVPQDDIVHGNLTVEENLWFSARCRLSADLLKPEKVLVVERVIESLGLQAVRDSLVGTVEKRGISGGQRKRVNVGLEMVMEPSLLILDEPTSGLDSSSSNLLLKALRREALEGVNICMVVHQPSYTLFKMFDDLILLAKGGLTVYHGSVKKVEEYFASLGITVPERVNPPDYFIDILEGIVKPNTTTGVTYKQLPVRWMLHNGYPVPMDMLQSVDGMAASAGESSAHGGSTPDAGSEGQSFSGDFWQDVKCHVEVNKDAIQHNFLKSNDLSERTTPGVFQQYRYFLGRGGKQRLRESRTQAVDFLILLLAGICLGTLAKVSDETFGALGYTYTVIAVSLLCKIAALRTFGLDKLHYWRESSSGMSSLAYFLSKDTVDHFNTIIKPLVYLSMFYFFNNPRSSIIDNYIVLICLVYCVTGIAYALSIYLAPGPAQLWSVLLPVVLTLIANYNENKFVSRIADLCYTKWALEAFVISNAKRYSGVWLITRCGSLMKNGYDLNHWNRSIIFLVITGIVFRGIAYFLMVLLQKK, encoded by the exons ATGGTCTTACTTGCATGCTCC CTTGCCCAATGGGTGCTTACTGCCCACTTGCGAAACTCAACAACGGATCTGGTATATGTGAACC AAATATTCTACAGATACAGCTATCAGATACCTCCTGGGAAGCGAAACCATACTTGTGGAGGAGCAGATAAGTGGGCTGATGTCCTTAGTAGTAAAGAGGTATTCTGTACAGGTGGATCATATTGTCCGTCTACCATCCAAAAAATCCCTTGCAGTAGTGG ACACTTTTGCAGGAAAGGTTCCACAACTCAGGAAG AATGTTTCCGGATGGCGACTTGTAAATCACAATCAGAAAATCAAAATATTACTGCATATGGTATCATGATTTTT GCTGGATTAATTTTCATCCTTCtcattatatataattgttctGACCAAGTTCTCGCCACCCGAGAAAAAAGACAAGCGGAATCCAGGGAAAAAGCAGTTCAAAGTGTTAGAGAAAATGCACAAGCACGTGAAAAATGGAAATCTGCGAAAGACATTGCCAAGAAGCATGCAGTTGGACTGTCAACACAGTTTTCACGTACATTTTCTCGCAGAAAATCTACCAAGTCAGACCCGCTGAAAGGATTCGGACAGGCTAAACCTGGATCAGATGGTGCCTTGCCACCTATGCCAACCGGGATAGGTGAGCAATCAGCTGGAACATCCAAAggaaagatgaaggaaaaaagCAACCTCACACAAATGATAAATGCAATCGAGGGAGACCCAAATAGTCATGAAGGCTTCAATCTAGAAATAGGAgataaaaacattaaaaagCAAGCACCAAAAGCACCGAAAGCACCGAAAGGTAAGCAGTTGCATACTCAGAGTCAAATTTTCAAGTATGCATATGGCCAAATTGAGAAGGAAAAGGCATTACAGGAGCAGAATGCAAACTTAACCTTCTCTGGGGTCATACAAATGGCCAATGATATTGAAATCAGCAAGAGACCTCCAATTGAGGTTGCTTTTAAAGATCTAACTCTCACGTTGAAAGGGAAGAATAAACATCTTATGAGGTGTGTGACTGGGAAAATATCGCCTGGCCGGGTTTCAGCTGTCATGGGTCCATCTGGGGCTGGAAAAACAACATTTCTTTCTGCCTTGGTTGGAAAAGTGAGGGGGTGCACAATGAGTGGTATGATACTTGTAAATGGAAAGATGGAATCTATCCATTGTTACAAGAAAATCATTGGTTTTGTGCCACAAGATGATATTGTGCATGGAAATTTGACAGTTGAAGAGAATCTCTGGTTTAGCGCAAGATGCAG ACTCTCTGCTGATCTGCTTAAACCAGAAAAGGTCTTAGTTGTTGAAAGAGTTATTGAATCCTTGGGCCTGCAGGCAGTGCGGGATTCCCTGGTTGGAACGGTGGAGAAGCGAGGTATCTCTGGAGGTCAAAGAAAGCGAGTAAATGTTGGGCTAGAAATGGTCATGGAACCATCACTTCTAATTTTAGATGAACCTACATCGGGTTTGGATAGTTCGTCTTCTAATTTATTACTAAAAGCTCTTCGACGTGAGGCTCTTGAAGGAGTTAACATTTGCATGGTTGTCCACCAACCTAG CTATACCTTGTTCAAGATGTTTGATGATTTGATCCTTCTGGCTAAAGGGGGACTTACGGTGTATCATGGATCAGTGAAGAAAGTTGAAGAGTACTTTGCTAGTCTTGGGATTACTGTCCCTGAGCGTGTCAACCCTCCAGACTATTTCATTGATATTTTGGAAGGCATAGTAAAACCAAATACAACCACAGGGGTGACCTATAAGCAACTACCTGTTAGATGGATGCTTCATAATGGGTACCCAGTTCCTATGGATATGCTTCAGAGTGTTGATGGGATGGCTGCATCAGCTGGTGAAAGTTCAGCTCATGGAGGAAGTACTCCAGACGCTGGATCTGAGGGACAGTCCTTTTCTGGAGACTTTTGGCAGGATGTTAAGTGTCATGTTGAGGTGAATAAGGACGCTATacaacataattttttaaagtCAAACGACTTATCTGAGCGGACTACCCCTGGCGTGTTCCAGCAATATAGATACTTCCTCGGAAG GGGAGGTAAGCAGCGGTTACGAGAATCTAGAACACAAGCTGTagattttcttattttattgctAGCTGGAATCTGCTTAGGAACACTTGCCAAAGTGAGCGATGAAACCTTTGGTGCACTCGGTTATACATACACAGTCATAGCAGTTT CTCTTCTGTGCAAGATTGCTGCTTTGAGAACGTTTGGACTGGATAAGTTGCACTACTGGAGAGAGAGCTCTTCTGGCATGAGTAGCTTGGCGTACTTTCTTTCAAAGGATACAGTTGACCATTTCAATACAATCATTAAGCCTCTTGTGTATCTTTCTATGTTCTATTTCTTCAACAATCCAAGATCATCTATCATAGATAATTACATTGTTTTGATTTGTCTGGTATACTGTGTAACCGGTATAGCTTATGCGTTGTCCATCTACCTGGCACCTGGTCCAGCCCAACTG TGGTCAGTACTTCTTCCAGTCGTTTTGACTCTGATCGCAAACTACAACGAGAACAAATTTGTTTCAAGAATAGCTGATTTGTGCTACACTAAGTGGGCTTTGGAAGCTTTTGTCATATCAAATGCCAAAAG gtACTCTGGAGTGTGGCTAATAACGCGATGCGGTTCACTTATGAAAAATGGTTATGATCTCAATCATTGGAACCGTAGTATAATCTTCCTCGTCATCACCGGTATTGTTTTTCGAGGGATTGCGTACTTTTTAATGGTACTCTTGCAAAAGAAGTAA